In Methanococcoides sp. LMO-2, one DNA window encodes the following:
- the fpoB gene encoding F(420)H(2) dehydrogenase subunit B: protein MDELNDNEIVESQEGFVEEIPGVITTTSMAINDFLKKTVAQDVINWGRKNSLWFLTQPMGCCGVEMIATGCAHYDTDRFGIIPRNSPRAADVMIISGYVTRKYLPALKTLWEQMAAPKWVICMGDCSISGGPFYESYSTVQNIDKMFPIDVFIPGCPPRPEALLQGFLELQKKIMAKKDNATDY, encoded by the coding sequence ATGGATGAATTAAACGATAACGAAATAGTCGAGAGTCAGGAAGGCTTCGTGGAAGAGATCCCTGGTGTTATCACCACTACTTCCATGGCTATCAATGATTTCTTGAAAAAGACAGTGGCCCAGGATGTAATTAACTGGGGTAGGAAGAACTCCTTGTGGTTCCTGACCCAGCCAATGGGGTGCTGTGGTGTGGAAATGATCGCTACAGGCTGTGCTCACTATGATACGGACAGGTTCGGTATCATCCCGCGTAACTCTCCAAGGGCTGCAGATGTCATGATCATCAGTGGATACGTGACAAGGAAATATCTTCCTGCACTTAAGACTCTGTGGGAACAGATGGCTGCACCAAAGTGGGTCATATGCATGGGTGACTGCTCCATTAGTGGTGGTCCTTTCTATGAATCCTACAGCACAGTGCAGAACATTGACAAAATGTTCCCAATAGATGTTTTTATTCCAGGATGTCCACCAAGGCCGGAAGCCCTGCTTCAGGGATTCCTTGAACTTCAGAAGAAGATCATGGCCAAAAAGGATAATGCAACAGATTATTGA
- the fpoA gene encoding F420H2 dehydrogenase subunit FpoA, whose protein sequence is MSVIIDSSNIINSYIPVAVFLVVSLLMPPATMTMVKLLSPRSKSPNKYATYECGSDPLGDARIQFNVEYYLYAIAFVLFDIEVLFLYPWAMVYIGNGVDMVTAIVEMLIFIFVLLFGYAYLWKKGALKWMN, encoded by the coding sequence ATGTCAGTAATAATCGATAGTAGCAATATTATCAATAGTTACATTCCGGTTGCTGTGTTTCTTGTTGTTTCGCTTCTGATGCCACCTGCAACAATGACAATGGTCAAGTTGTTGAGTCCCAGAAGCAAATCACCTAATAAATATGCGACCTATGAATGTGGTTCCGATCCGTTAGGAGATGCGCGAATACAATTCAATGTTGAGTATTATCTTTATGCGATCGCATTCGTTTTGTTCGATATCGAAGTACTTTTCCTTTACCCATGGGCTATGGTATACATAGGCAATGGTGTCGATATGGTAACAGCGATCGTTGAGATGTTAATCTTCATTTTCGTATTGTTATTTGGATATGCCTACTTATGGAAGAAGGGTGCTCTTAAATGGATGAATTAA
- a CDS encoding DUF22 domain-containing protein, giving the protein MSTETIQVVARKDGELVSKKFKAAPYEFTIATRAKWEMMIADEDVELRAGEYKKIAIKEVTLDADTLAIPCAFTYHAVASVLKVSSKEGNCLVERPRTIKYVYAFGQETGKVRAGDLLGVLNIFPIMFTREAMKPVLL; this is encoded by the coding sequence ATGTCCACGGAAACTATACAAGTAGTAGCTCGTAAAGACGGTGAATTGGTTTCGAAGAAGTTCAAGGCCGCACCCTATGAATTCACGATCGCCACTCGTGCGAAGTGGGAGATGATGATCGCTGATGAGGATGTAGAACTCCGTGCAGGCGAATACAAGAAGATCGCTATAAAGGAGGTTACGCTGGATGCGGACACTCTTGCAATTCCATGTGCTTTCACCTACCATGCGGTAGCTTCTGTATTGAAGGTCTCATCCAAGGAAGGCAACTGTCTTGTAGAGAGGCCAAGGACTATCAAGTATGTCTATGCTTTCGGACAGGAGACCGGAAAGGTCCGTGCAGGAGATCTGCTTGGTGTGCTCAACATCTTCCCGATCATGTTCACCAGGGAAGCCATGAAGCCAGTCCTGCTCTAA